In Dryobates pubescens isolate bDryPub1 chromosome 8, bDryPub1.pri, whole genome shotgun sequence, a genomic segment contains:
- the ACSL5 gene encoding long-chain-fatty-acid--CoA ligase 5 yields the protein MIWILQVLFSPLPTPALISLIAFGAGIILWVISRPKPVLPPVDLNKQSVGIEGGARRSALLTDNKLVSYYFEDAKTLYEVFQRGMHVSGNGNCLGYRKPKQPYQWLTYKQVLDRAQYLGSGLLQKGCKPSPDHFIGIFAQNRPEWIISEYACYTYSMVAVPLYDTLGQDAIVHIVNQADISIVVCDKPEKAKILLENCEQQKTPKLKIVILMDLFDKELKDRGTKVGVEILALQEVEELGKNNIREPVPPKPEDLSVVCFTSGTTGNPKGAMLTHENIVSDAAAFLRATENSVEITSSDVSISYLPLAHMFERVVQTVAYSCGGKIGFFQGDIRLLTDDVMTLKPTVFPVVPRLLNRIYDKIQSGAKTPVKRCILNLAVMMKTAEIKQGIFRNDSIWDQLVFKKVQKTMGGRVRLMVTGAAPISPSVLTFLRTTLGCQIFEGYGQTECSAGCTFSMPGDFTAGHVGSPLACNIIKLEDVEEMNYFSSNNEGEVCIKGPNVFKGYLKEPEKTAEAIDKDGWLHTGDIGKWLPNGTLKIIDRKKNIFKLAQGEYIAPEKIENVYVGSLPVAQVFVHGESLRSCLIGIVVPDPETLPEFAAKLGVKGSYEEMCKNPAIKKAILEDMIRLGKEAGLKSFEQVKDLYIHTEMFSIENGLLTPTLKAKRADLAKFFQKEIEALYSSMQE from the exons ATGATCTGGATTCTTCAAGTCTTGTTTTCACCGCTCCCAACACCAGCATTGATTAGTCTTATAGCATTTGGAGCTGGCATCATCCTGTGGGTGATAAGCAGGCCAAAACCTGTTTTGCCTCCTGTTGACTTGAACAAGCAGTCAGTAGGAATTGAG GGAGGAGCCAGAAGAAGTGCACTCTTGACAGACAATAAATTGGTTTCTTATTACTTTGAAGATGCCAAAACCTTGTATGAAGTTTTCCAAAGAGGAATGCATGTTTCTG GAAATGGCAACTGTTTAGGCTACAGAAAGCCCAAGCAACCTTATCAGTGGCTGACATATAAACAG GTTTTGGACAGAGCTCAATACCTGGGATCAGGGCTGCTGCAAAAAGGATGCAAGCCATCACCAGACCACTTTATTGGTATTTTTGCTCAGAATAGGCCAGAG tGGATCATTTCAGAGTATGCCTGCTACACTTACTCAATGGTTGCTGTTCCACTCTATGACACTCTGGGGCAAGATGCCATTGTACATATTGTTAACCAAG ctgaCATAAGCATAGTGGTCTGTGACAAGCCTGAGAAGGCAAAGATCTTGCTTGAGAACTGTGAGCAACAAAAGACCCCAAAGCTGAAGATTGTAATTCTCATGGATCTTTTTGATAAAGAGCTCAAGGACAGAGGAACTAAAGTGGGAGTTGAAATTCTagcactgcaggaggttgaG GAGCTGGGAAAAAACAACATCAGAGAACCAGTT CCTCCTAAGCCTGAAGATCTTAGTGTTGTGTGTTTTACCAGTGGAACCACAG GTAACCCTAAAGGAGCCATGCTGACACATGAAAACATTGTTTcagatgctgctgccttccttagAGCCACAGAG AACTCAGTTGAGATTACAAGTTCAGATGTCTCCATATCCTATCTTCCCTTGGCTCACATGTTTGAGAGAGTTGTACAG ACTGTTGCCTATAGCTGTGGAGGTAAAATAGGCTTCTTCCAAGGAGACATCAGGTTACTAACAGATGACGTGATGACCTTGAAGCCAACAGTGTTTCCAGTTGTACCAAGACTGCTCAACAGAATATATGACAAG ATACAAAGTGGTGCGAAGACCCCAGTGAAACGCTGCATCTTAAACTTGGCTGTAATGATGAAGACAGCTGAGATAAAACAGGGCATATTTCGAAATGACAGCATTTGGGATCAGCTAGTCTTCAAAAAAGTTCAG AAAACAATGGGTGGAAGAGTGCGCCTAATGGTAACAGGTGCAGCCCCTATATCTCCCTCTGTCCTGACATTTCTTAGAACAACATTAGGCTGTCAG ATCTTTGAAGGTTATGGCCAGACTGAATGCTCAGCTGGATGCACTTTCTCAATGCCTGGAGACTTTACAGCAG gCCATGTTGGGTCCCCCCTAGCTTGTAATATCATAAAACTAGAAGATGTGGAAGAAATGAACTACTTCTCTTCTAACAATGAAGGCGAG GTCTGCATTAAAGGACCAAATGTGTTCAAAGGTTATCTGAAAGAACCTGAGAAGACAGCAGAAGCAATTGATAAAGATGGCTGGCTTCACACTGGAGACATAGGGAAATGGTTGCCA AATGGAACACTGAAGATCATTGATAGGAAGAAGAATATATTTAAACTTGCACAAGGAGAATACATTGCTCCTGAGAAGATAGAAAATGTCTATGTTGGAAGTCTTCCTGTAGCCCAGGTCTTTGTGCATGGGGAAAGCCTGAGG TCTTGTCTAATAGGTATAGTGGTTCCTGATCCTGAAACCCTTCCAGAATTTGCAGCAAAACTGGGAGTAAAAGGCTCCTATGAAGAGATGTGCAAAAATCCA GCAATAAAGAAAGCTATTTTAGAAGATATGATCAGACTAGGGAAAGAGGCTGGCCTTAAAAGCTTTGAACAA GTTAAAGACCTGTACATTCACACAGAGATGTTCTCTATAGAAAATGGACTTTTGACGCCAACACTGAAGGCAAAGCGAGCAGATCTTGCTAAATTCTTCCAGAAGGAGATTGAGGCTCTTTATTCAAGTATGCAGGAATGA